From Amycolatopsis sp. cg9, one genomic window encodes:
- a CDS encoding S8 family serine peptidase: MSRLRRMAAPLVLAVGGGLFAAAPAAEAAPVACDTTSTPYTYVVTYQPGTRASAVDKELAAKCGTKVAYYAEIGVAIASSRNADFQQKIGVYRAYSGGKDVASTSGAAARSLGAVKTLEDTRSVAAAGDVSAQQWDMKAIHAPEANKKYQGSSSVTVGVLDSGIDATHPALKAAVSASASAGCITGAPDTAPAAWAPTTSDHGTHVAGTIAGKDQAAGFTGIAPGVKLASVKVVNDEGYIFPESAVCGFVWAAKHGFPVTNNSYYIDPGMFFCSREPGDAAAYEAVRRAIEFSTRHGVLNVSAAGNSGFDTTKQTTDPNRPHPVDSSCGILPKAIDGVVKVSSVGYAGTKSSFSNYGEIDVTAPGGDFIQTPPAGEGPSCPLSTVFGGAYGAKCGTSMASPHAAGVAALLASRFRGLPPSLLARVLTGEADAVKCASTETECTGPAKNNSYYGHGLVNALDAVR; encoded by the coding sequence ATGTCCCGTTTACGCCGAATGGCGGCCCCGCTCGTGCTGGCCGTCGGGGGCGGCCTGTTCGCGGCGGCCCCGGCCGCGGAGGCCGCACCGGTCGCCTGCGACACGACGAGCACGCCGTACACCTACGTGGTGACGTACCAGCCGGGCACGCGCGCGTCGGCCGTCGACAAGGAACTGGCGGCCAAGTGCGGCACGAAGGTCGCGTACTACGCGGAGATCGGCGTCGCGATCGCCAGCTCGCGCAACGCGGACTTCCAGCAGAAGATCGGCGTCTACCGGGCCTACTCGGGTGGCAAGGACGTGGCTTCCACTTCGGGTGCCGCGGCCCGTTCACTCGGTGCGGTGAAGACGCTGGAGGACACGCGGTCGGTCGCCGCGGCCGGTGACGTGTCGGCGCAGCAGTGGGACATGAAGGCGATCCACGCGCCCGAGGCCAACAAGAAGTACCAGGGCAGCTCTTCGGTGACCGTCGGCGTGCTCGACTCGGGCATCGACGCGACGCACCCGGCGCTGAAGGCGGCCGTCTCGGCTTCGGCGTCGGCCGGCTGCATCACGGGCGCGCCGGACACCGCCCCGGCGGCGTGGGCCCCGACGACGTCCGACCACGGAACGCACGTGGCGGGCACGATCGCGGGCAAGGACCAGGCGGCGGGCTTCACGGGCATCGCCCCGGGCGTCAAGCTGGCCTCGGTGAAGGTCGTGAACGACGAGGGCTACATCTTCCCGGAGTCGGCGGTCTGCGGCTTCGTGTGGGCCGCCAAGCACGGCTTCCCGGTGACGAACAACAGCTACTACATCGACCCGGGCATGTTCTTCTGCTCCCGCGAGCCGGGCGACGCGGCGGCGTACGAGGCCGTCCGCCGCGCGATCGAGTTCTCGACCCGCCACGGCGTCCTGAACGTGTCGGCAGCGGGCAACTCGGGCTTCGACACGACCAAGCAGACGACGGACCCGAACCGCCCCCACCCGGTCGACTCGTCCTGCGGCATCCTGCCGAAGGCGATCGACGGCGTGGTGAAGGTGTCGTCGGTGGGCTACGCGGGCACGAAGTCGTCGTTCAGCAACTACGGCGAGATCGACGTGACGGCCCCGGGCGGCGACTTCATCCAGACCCCACCGGCCGGCGAGGGCCCGTCGTGCCCGCTGTCGACGGTGTTCGGCGGCGCGTACGGCGCCAAGTGCGGCACATCGATGGCATCCCCGCACGCGGCTGGGGTGGCGGCACTGCTGGCTTCCCGGTTCCGCGGGTTGCCGCCTTCGCTGCTGGCCCGCGTGCTGACGGGCGAGGCCGACGCGGTGAAGTGCGCATCGACGGAGACGGAGTGCACGGGCCCGGCGAAGAACAACTCGTACTACGGCCACGGCCTGGTAAACGCCCTGGACGCGGTGCGCTGA
- a CDS encoding succinate dehydrogenase iron-sulfur subunit — protein sequence MTAATTEDAPAASDEHTPITVTLKILRFNPEVDSEPHWESYDVPAQRTDRLLNLLFYVKDYIDGTFSFRRSCAHGVCGSDAMQINGINRLACKVLMKDLLSASGKPTTITIAPIKGLTTLKDLYVDMDPFFEAYRAIKPYLITYGNEPTRERIQSQADRDRFDDTTKCILCACCTSSCPVYWNDGSYFGPAAIVNAHRFIFDSRDEGAEERLDILNDGEGVWRCRTTFNCTDACPRGIQVTKAIQEVKRALLFKRV from the coding sequence ATGACTGCGGCAACCACTGAGGACGCTCCCGCTGCTTCGGACGAGCACACGCCGATCACCGTCACGCTGAAGATCCTGCGGTTCAACCCGGAGGTGGATTCGGAGCCGCACTGGGAGTCCTACGACGTCCCGGCGCAGCGCACCGACCGCCTCCTGAACCTGCTGTTCTACGTCAAGGACTACATCGACGGCACGTTCTCGTTCCGCCGCTCGTGCGCCCACGGCGTGTGCGGCTCGGACGCGATGCAGATCAACGGCATCAACCGGCTGGCCTGCAAGGTCCTGATGAAGGACCTGCTGTCGGCGTCCGGCAAGCCGACGACGATCACGATCGCCCCGATCAAGGGCCTGACGACGTTGAAGGACCTGTACGTCGACATGGACCCGTTCTTCGAGGCGTACCGCGCGATCAAGCCGTACCTGATCACGTACGGCAACGAGCCGACGCGGGAGCGCATCCAGTCCCAGGCGGACCGCGACCGGTTCGACGACACGACGAAGTGCATCCTTTGCGCGTGCTGCACTTCTTCGTGCCCGGTGTACTGGAACGACGGGTCTTACTTCGGGCCCGCGGCGATCGTGAACGCGCACCGGTTCATCTTCGACTCCCGGGACGAGGGGGCGGAGGAGCGGTTGGACATCCTCAACGATGGTGAGGGTGTTTGGCGCTGCCGGACGACGTTCAACTGCACGGACGCCTGCCCCCGCGGGATCCAGGTGACGAAGGCGATCCAGGAAGTGAAGCGCGCTCTGCTGTTCAAGCGCGTCTGA
- the sdhA gene encoding succinate dehydrogenase flavoprotein subunit: protein MQFHKYDVVIVGAGGAGMRAAIESGQRARTAVLTKLYPTRSHTGAAQGGMCAALANVEEDNWEWHTFDTVKGGDYLVDQDAAEIMAKEAIDAVLDLEKMGLPFNRTPEGKIDQRRFGGHTRDHGKAAVRRACYAADRTGHMILQTLYQNCVKYGTEFFNEFYVLDLITSEDENGNPVASGVVAYELATGELHVFQAKSVVFATGGAGKIFKTTSNAHTLTGDGLGIIFRKGLPLEDMEFFQFHPTGLAGLGILISEAVRGEGGILRNASGERFMERYAPTIKDLAPRDIVARSMVQEVLQGRGCGPNKDYVVLDVTHLPVEVLETKLPDITEFSRTYLGVDPVKEPVPVFPTCHYVMGGIPTNVHGEALRDNENVIPGLYAAGEVACVSVHGSNRLGTNSLLDINVFGRRAGIAAAEYALAHEHVELPSDPTKLVEDQLAGLLSEHGDERVADIRKEMQQTMDSHASVYRTEDTLKQALTDIQALKERYQRITVSDKGKRYNTDLLEAVELGFLLELAEVLVVGALARKESRGGHAREDYPTRDDTNFMRHTMAYKQGSGLSSDIRLDYKPVTFTRYEPMERKY from the coding sequence ATGCAGTTCCACAAGTACGACGTGGTGATCGTCGGCGCCGGCGGCGCCGGGATGCGCGCGGCCATCGAGTCCGGCCAGCGCGCCCGCACCGCGGTCCTCACCAAGCTCTACCCGACCCGGTCCCACACCGGCGCGGCCCAGGGCGGCATGTGCGCCGCGCTGGCGAACGTCGAAGAGGACAACTGGGAGTGGCACACCTTCGACACGGTCAAGGGCGGCGACTACCTCGTCGACCAGGACGCCGCGGAGATCATGGCCAAGGAGGCCATCGACGCCGTCCTCGACCTGGAGAAGATGGGCCTGCCGTTCAACCGCACGCCCGAGGGCAAGATCGACCAGCGCCGCTTCGGCGGGCACACGCGTGACCACGGCAAGGCCGCGGTGCGCCGCGCCTGCTACGCCGCGGACCGCACCGGCCACATGATCCTGCAGACGCTGTACCAAAACTGCGTCAAGTACGGCACGGAGTTCTTCAACGAGTTCTACGTGCTCGACCTGATCACGTCGGAAGACGAGAACGGCAACCCGGTCGCCTCCGGCGTCGTCGCCTACGAGCTGGCCACCGGCGAGCTGCACGTCTTCCAGGCGAAGTCGGTCGTGTTCGCCACCGGCGGCGCGGGCAAGATCTTCAAGACGACGTCGAACGCGCACACCCTCACCGGTGACGGCCTCGGCATCATCTTCCGCAAGGGCCTGCCGCTGGAGGACATGGAGTTCTTCCAGTTCCACCCGACCGGCCTCGCGGGCCTGGGCATCCTGATCTCGGAAGCCGTCCGCGGCGAGGGCGGGATCCTGCGCAACGCGTCCGGCGAGCGGTTCATGGAGCGCTACGCCCCCACCATCAAGGACCTCGCGCCGCGCGACATCGTGGCGCGCTCGATGGTGCAGGAAGTGCTGCAGGGCCGCGGCTGCGGGCCGAACAAGGACTACGTCGTCCTCGACGTCACGCACCTGCCGGTCGAGGTCCTGGAGACCAAGCTGCCGGACATCACCGAGTTCTCCCGCACCTACCTGGGCGTCGACCCGGTCAAGGAGCCGGTGCCGGTGTTCCCGACCTGCCACTACGTGATGGGCGGCATCCCGACCAACGTCCACGGCGAAGCGCTGCGGGACAACGAGAACGTCATCCCCGGCCTGTACGCGGCGGGCGAGGTCGCGTGCGTGTCCGTGCACGGCTCGAACCGCCTGGGCACGAACTCGCTGCTGGACATCAACGTGTTCGGCCGCCGCGCCGGCATCGCGGCCGCGGAGTACGCGCTGGCGCACGAGCACGTCGAGCTGCCTTCGGACCCCACCAAGCTGGTCGAGGACCAGCTGGCGGGCCTGCTGTCGGAGCACGGTGACGAGCGCGTCGCCGACATCCGCAAGGAAATGCAGCAGACCATGGACTCGCACGCGTCGGTGTACCGGACCGAGGACACGCTGAAGCAGGCGCTGACCGACATCCAGGCGCTGAAGGAGCGGTACCAGCGGATCACCGTGTCGGACAAGGGCAAGCGCTACAACACCGACCTCCTCGAGGCCGTCGAGCTGGGCTTCCTGCTGGAGCTGGCCGAGGTCCTGGTGGTCGGCGCCCTGGCGCGCAAGGAGTCCCGCGGCGGCCACGCCCGCGAGGACTACCCGACCCGCGACGACACGAACTTCATGCGGCACACCATGGCCTACAAGCAGGGCTCGGGTCTGTCGTCCGACATCCGGCTCGACTACAAGCCGGTCACCTTCACCCGCTACGAGCCGATGGAGCGGAAGTACTGA
- a CDS encoding succinate dehydrogenase hydrophobic membrane anchor subunit, which translates to MADLALANPRAPKRPAARRSNFELYSWLFMRISGLALVILVLGHLLIMNILDGGVHRINWGFVAGRWASPFWQFWDLAMLWLAEIHGGNGLRTIIDDYARKDSTRFWLKIVLYVSMVLILAVGTMVIFTFDPNMPAN; encoded by the coding sequence ATGGCCGACCTCGCCCTCGCGAACCCCCGCGCGCCGAAGCGGCCCGCCGCCCGCCGGAGCAACTTCGAGCTCTACAGCTGGCTGTTCATGCGGATCTCCGGCCTGGCGCTGGTCATCCTGGTGCTCGGCCACCTGCTGATCATGAACATCCTCGACGGCGGTGTGCACCGGATCAACTGGGGCTTCGTCGCCGGCCGCTGGGCTTCGCCGTTCTGGCAGTTCTGGGACCTGGCCATGCTCTGGCTGGCCGAGATCCACGGCGGCAACGGCCTGCGCACCATCATCGACGACTACGCGCGCAAGGACAGCACGCGGTTCTGGCTGAAGATCGTGCTGTACGTCTCGATGGTGCTGATCCTGGCCGTCGGCACGATGGTGATCTTCACCTTCGACCCGAACATGCCCGCGAACTGA
- the sdhC gene encoding succinate dehydrogenase, cytochrome b556 subunit → MSTTASTATEAGASDRAGASRRQGTFYRGDPGMWSWVLHRITGVLTFFFLFVHVLDTALVRVSPNTYDQVIETYKTPIVNLLEVGLVGAVLFHALNGIRVMLVDFWSKGPKLQKAMLWVIGVVWVVVMVPGAFFMLKRTAETLFGGN, encoded by the coding sequence ATGTCCACCACGGCGAGCACTGCCACCGAGGCAGGGGCGAGCGATCGGGCGGGTGCCTCACGCCGGCAGGGAACCTTCTACCGGGGCGACCCCGGCATGTGGTCCTGGGTGCTGCACCGCATCACCGGCGTGCTCACATTCTTCTTCCTGTTCGTGCACGTGCTCGACACCGCGCTCGTGCGCGTGTCGCCGAACACCTACGACCAGGTCATCGAGACCTACAAGACCCCGATCGTCAACCTCCTCGAGGTCGGCCTCGTCGGCGCGGTCCTCTTCCACGCGCTCAACGGGATCCGCGTCATGCTGGTCGACTTCTGGTCGAAGGGCCCGAAGCTGCAGAAGGCGATGCTCTGGGTCATCGGCGTGGTCTGGGTCGTCGTGATGGTCCCCGGTGCCTTCTTCATGCTGAAGCGCACCGCCGAAACGCTCTTCGGGGGTAACTGA
- a CDS encoding BMP family protein, whose protein sequence is MRGTALAAAAMAGVLALAGCAKDSSGGSSSNNTAASSGGSDCVTAQKPPAAPAAASSSTAAGEKVDGSKLKIGLAFDVGGRGDASFNDAAAAGTDKAKAELGVTTVNESTASASEAESAKQQRLDQMAASGLNPIIAVGFAYAPSVKVVAAKYPNTKFAIVDDDSITLPNVTPLVFAEEQGSFLAGVAAAYKSKNCHVGFVGGVNTPLIQKFEAGFLQGAKTVSSKIKIEDDYLTPAGDFSGFQDPAKGNVKAAAEIAKGADVIYHAAGASGKGVFDAAKAGNALAIGVDSDQYNQKTVAADKDVIITSMLKRVDVAVFDYVQALAKGDLTTLPKRFDLKVDGVGYATSGGKVDDIKDVLDGYKAQIISGAITVSDKPQK, encoded by the coding sequence ATGCGTGGAACCGCGCTGGCCGCCGCGGCCATGGCCGGGGTGCTCGCCCTGGCCGGGTGCGCCAAGGACTCCAGCGGTGGTAGCAGCTCGAACAACACCGCGGCCTCTTCGGGCGGTTCCGACTGCGTCACCGCGCAGAAGCCGCCCGCCGCGCCCGCCGCGGCGAGCAGCTCGACGGCCGCCGGGGAGAAGGTCGACGGCAGCAAGCTGAAGATCGGCCTGGCGTTCGACGTCGGCGGCCGGGGTGACGCGTCCTTCAACGACGCCGCCGCCGCGGGCACCGACAAGGCGAAGGCCGAGCTCGGCGTGACCACGGTCAACGAGAGCACCGCGTCCGCCAGCGAGGCCGAGTCGGCCAAGCAGCAGCGCCTCGACCAGATGGCCGCCTCCGGCCTCAACCCGATCATCGCGGTCGGCTTCGCCTACGCGCCGTCGGTCAAGGTCGTCGCGGCCAAGTACCCGAACACCAAGTTCGCGATCGTCGACGACGACTCGATCACGCTCCCGAACGTGACGCCGCTGGTCTTCGCCGAGGAGCAGGGCTCGTTCCTGGCCGGCGTCGCCGCCGCGTACAAGAGCAAGAACTGCCACGTCGGCTTCGTCGGCGGTGTCAACACCCCGCTGATCCAGAAGTTCGAGGCCGGCTTCCTGCAGGGCGCGAAGACGGTTTCGTCCAAGATCAAGATCGAGGACGACTACCTGACCCCGGCCGGTGACTTCTCCGGGTTCCAGGACCCGGCGAAGGGCAACGTCAAGGCCGCGGCCGAGATCGCCAAGGGCGCGGACGTGATCTACCACGCCGCCGGCGCCTCCGGCAAGGGTGTGTTCGACGCCGCCAAGGCGGGCAACGCGCTGGCCATCGGTGTCGACTCCGACCAGTACAACCAGAAGACCGTCGCCGCCGACAAGGACGTCATCATCACGTCCATGCTCAAGCGCGTCGACGTCGCCGTCTTCGACTACGTGCAGGCGCTCGCCAAGGGCGACCTGACCACCCTGCCGAAGCGGTTCGACCTCAAGGTCGACGGCGTCGGCTACGCCACCTCCGGTGGCAAGGTCGACGACATCAAGGACGTTCTGGACGGCTACAAGGCCCAGATCATCTCGGGTGCCATCACCGTCTCGGACAAGCCGCAGAAGTAG
- a CDS encoding ABC transporter ATP-binding protein produces MSTAEAPAEAVPDRGAPAVQLTGITKRFPGVVANSDVNLTVTAGEVHAICGENGAGKSTLMKILYGMQPPDEGTIAINGDEVKLRNPQDAIRAGIGMVHQHFMLADNLTVGENVFLGAEGLHGIGRAARARLAELAERTGLHAKPDTLLEELGVADRQRVEIVKVLYRGAKIIILDEPTAVLVPQEVDALFATVREMKADGYTFLFISHKLDEVRAIADTVTVIRRGTTVGTADPKTITSRELAEMMVGSELPSPETRESTVTDRDVLRLTGLTLGAEGSDRNALDDVTFTVRAGEVLGIAGVEGNGQTELVETIMGMRKPSGGTIELVDADGKARDLTKAGTLARREAGIGYIAEDRTRHSLLLQQPLWVNRILGYQTREPVSKGQLLDIAGARADTERIVRDYDVRTPGIDVPAAALSGGNQQKLIVGRELSGNPVLLVASHPTRGVDVGAQALIWEQIRQARAAGLAVLLISADLDELIGLSDTIRVMLRGRLVSEADPATVTPQELGSAMTGAGEGDQE; encoded by the coding sequence ATGAGCACTGCCGAGGCCCCGGCCGAAGCCGTCCCCGACCGGGGCGCGCCCGCCGTCCAGCTGACCGGGATCACCAAGCGATTCCCCGGCGTGGTGGCCAACTCCGACGTCAACCTCACCGTCACCGCCGGCGAGGTGCACGCCATCTGTGGCGAGAACGGCGCCGGCAAGTCCACCCTGATGAAGATCCTGTACGGCATGCAGCCGCCGGACGAGGGCACCATCGCGATCAACGGTGACGAGGTGAAGCTGCGCAACCCGCAGGACGCCATCCGGGCCGGCATCGGCATGGTGCACCAGCACTTCATGCTGGCCGACAACCTCACCGTCGGCGAGAACGTCTTCCTCGGCGCCGAGGGCCTGCACGGCATCGGCCGCGCCGCCCGCGCGCGGCTGGCCGAGCTCGCGGAGCGGACCGGCCTGCACGCGAAGCCGGACACGCTGCTGGAGGAGCTCGGCGTCGCCGACCGCCAGCGCGTCGAGATCGTCAAGGTGCTCTACCGCGGGGCGAAGATCATCATCCTGGACGAGCCGACCGCGGTGCTGGTGCCGCAGGAGGTCGACGCGCTGTTCGCGACCGTCCGGGAGATGAAGGCCGACGGCTACACCTTCCTCTTCATCTCGCACAAGCTCGACGAGGTGCGCGCGATCGCCGACACCGTCACGGTGATCCGGCGCGGCACCACGGTCGGCACCGCCGACCCGAAGACCATCACCTCCCGCGAGCTCGCGGAGATGATGGTCGGGTCCGAGCTGCCCAGCCCGGAGACCCGCGAGTCCACGGTCACCGACCGGGACGTGCTGCGGCTGACCGGCCTGACGCTCGGCGCCGAGGGCTCCGACCGCAACGCGCTCGACGACGTCACCTTCACCGTGCGCGCGGGCGAGGTGCTCGGCATCGCCGGCGTCGAGGGCAACGGGCAGACCGAGCTCGTCGAGACCATCATGGGCATGCGCAAGCCGTCCGGCGGCACGATCGAACTGGTCGACGCCGACGGCAAGGCCCGCGATCTGACGAAGGCGGGCACGCTGGCCCGGCGCGAGGCCGGCATCGGCTACATCGCCGAAGACCGCACGCGGCACAGCCTGCTGCTCCAGCAACCGTTGTGGGTCAACCGGATCCTGGGTTACCAGACCCGCGAACCGGTCTCGAAAGGACAGTTGCTCGACATCGCCGGCGCCCGCGCCGACACCGAGCGGATCGTCCGCGACTACGACGTCCGCACGCCGGGCATCGACGTCCCGGCCGCGGCGCTCTCGGGCGGCAACCAGCAGAAGCTGATCGTCGGGCGCGAGCTGTCCGGCAACCCGGTGCTGCTGGTGGCCTCGCACCCCACGCGCGGCGTCGACGTCGGCGCGCAGGCGCTGATCTGGGAGCAGATCCGCCAGGCCCGCGCCGCCGGCCTCGCGGTGCTGCTGATCTCCGCCGACCTCGACGAGCTGATCGGCCTGTCCGACACGATCCGGGTCATGCTGCGCGGGCGCCTCGTCAGCGAGGCCGACCCCGCCACCGTGACCCCGCAGGAACTGGGCTCCGCGATGACCGGCGCGGGGGAGGGTGACCAAGAATGA
- a CDS encoding ABC transporter permease translates to MTSWRTKLLPPLLAIVFAVLLSAIALIISGADPLTAYGTMIGQMFKGSTAVDTVNLATVYYLSGLAVAIGFQMNLFNIGVEGQYRFAAVVAAITGGALKLPPVIHTLVILIVAVVAGAAYAAIPAILKVTRGVSEVIATIMLNAIVGGIIAFLINADQFGVQTGNNIGTRVIEPSGRIPGIPLGSGTLFGFVFIAALIGGAYWFMLNRTRFGFELKASGESTTAAAAGGVNAKKMTLIAMLLSGGVAGLVAMPELLGRDFSYGITSTQMYGFTGIAVALLGRNHPGGIALGALLWAFLDTSAVSLEQINVSKEIATIMQGIIVLSVVVAYEIVRRADLAAEQRRVGRALAGRKGSTVAEGGAV, encoded by the coding sequence ATGACGTCCTGGCGCACGAAACTGCTGCCGCCGCTGCTGGCGATCGTCTTCGCCGTGCTGCTGTCGGCGATCGCGCTGATCATCTCCGGCGCCGACCCGCTCACCGCGTACGGCACGATGATCGGCCAGATGTTCAAGGGCTCCACCGCGGTCGACACGGTGAACCTGGCGACGGTCTACTACCTGTCCGGGCTCGCGGTGGCCATCGGCTTCCAGATGAACCTCTTCAACATCGGCGTCGAGGGTCAGTACCGCTTCGCCGCGGTCGTCGCGGCCATCACCGGCGGCGCCTTGAAACTGCCGCCGGTCATCCACACGCTCGTCATCCTCATCGTGGCCGTCGTCGCCGGCGCGGCGTACGCGGCGATCCCGGCGATCCTCAAGGTCACCCGCGGGGTGAGCGAGGTGATCGCGACGATCATGCTCAACGCGATCGTCGGCGGCATCATCGCCTTCCTCATCAACGCCGACCAGTTCGGCGTGCAGACCGGCAACAACATCGGCACCCGCGTGATCGAGCCGTCCGGCCGGATCCCGGGCATCCCGCTCGGCTCGGGCACACTGTTCGGGTTCGTCTTCATCGCCGCGCTGATCGGCGGCGCCTACTGGTTCATGCTCAACCGCACCCGGTTCGGCTTCGAGCTCAAGGCGTCCGGCGAGTCCACCACCGCGGCCGCCGCGGGCGGCGTCAACGCCAAGAAGATGACGCTGATCGCGATGCTGCTCTCCGGCGGTGTCGCCGGCCTGGTCGCGATGCCGGAACTGCTCGGCCGCGACTTCAGCTACGGCATCACCTCGACCCAGATGTACGGCTTCACCGGCATCGCGGTCGCGCTGCTGGGCCGCAACCACCCCGGCGGCATCGCGCTCGGCGCGCTGCTGTGGGCGTTCCTCGACACCTCCGCGGTGTCGCTGGAGCAGATCAACGTGTCCAAGGAGATCGCGACGATCATGCAGGGCATCATCGTGCTGTCGGTCGTCGTGGCGTACGAGATCGTGCGGCGCGCCGACCTGGCCGCGGAGCAACGCCGGGTCGGGCGGGCACTCGCCGGCCGCAAGGGTTCCACGGTCGCCGAAGGGGGTGCCGTCTGA
- a CDS encoding ABC transporter permease, which produces MPVRRKRSRIPGWLRGVIWAVIAIAVLSTASYSTGVSALTSSNTAQTALRLALPILLCALGGLWAERAGVVNIGLEGMMILGTWGAAWGAYYGGVWAGLLAALVFGALGGLLHAVATVTFNVNHIVSGVAINLLGLGVTKYLANLIFEPLSGNPRQSPVVPKFDTYSATFLSDWLGDLEKEQRVGISDVAGILRGLVTEVAPLTMIAIILVPVSFWVLWRTRFGLRLRSCGENPVAAESLGVNVYRHKYIAMLISGAFAGMGGASLVLLRGGADYLENQTNGRGYIGLAAMIFGNWRPGGLLGGAALFGYADGLQLSGGGEAVLALLYGAVILVGVIVVVQLFRRQWIAAGLGVVGAGVLYAIYWANDTLPSDLIPYTAHFVTLIVLAVASQRLRPPKADGQPYRRGED; this is translated from the coding sequence ATGCCGGTGCGCCGCAAGCGGTCCCGGATCCCGGGCTGGCTGCGCGGGGTCATCTGGGCGGTCATCGCCATCGCCGTCCTCTCGACGGCGTCGTACTCCACCGGCGTCTCCGCGCTGACGTCGTCGAACACCGCGCAGACGGCGTTGCGGCTGGCCCTGCCGATCCTGCTCTGCGCGCTCGGCGGCCTCTGGGCCGAACGCGCGGGCGTGGTCAACATCGGGCTCGAGGGCATGATGATCCTCGGCACGTGGGGCGCCGCCTGGGGCGCGTACTACGGCGGGGTGTGGGCCGGGCTGCTGGCCGCGCTCGTCTTCGGCGCGCTCGGCGGCCTGCTGCACGCCGTGGCGACGGTGACGTTCAACGTCAACCACATCGTCTCCGGCGTCGCGATCAACCTGCTCGGCCTCGGCGTCACCAAGTACCTGGCGAACCTGATCTTCGAGCCGCTGTCGGGCAACCCGCGGCAGTCGCCGGTGGTGCCGAAGTTCGACACCTACTCGGCGACGTTCCTCTCGGACTGGCTCGGCGACCTGGAGAAGGAGCAGCGCGTCGGGATCTCCGACGTCGCCGGCATCCTGCGCGGCCTGGTCACCGAGGTGGCGCCGCTGACGATGATCGCGATCATCCTGGTCCCGGTCAGCTTCTGGGTGCTCTGGCGGACGCGCTTCGGCCTGCGGCTGCGCTCGTGCGGCGAGAACCCGGTGGCCGCGGAGTCCCTCGGCGTCAACGTCTACCGGCACAAGTACATCGCGATGCTGATCTCCGGCGCCTTCGCCGGGATGGGCGGCGCGTCCCTGGTGCTGCTGCGCGGCGGCGCGGACTACCTGGAGAACCAGACCAACGGCCGCGGGTACATCGGCCTCGCGGCGATGATCTTCGGCAACTGGCGGCCGGGCGGCCTGCTCGGCGGCGCGGCGCTGTTCGGCTACGCGGACGGCCTGCAGCTCTCCGGCGGTGGCGAAGCGGTGCTCGCGCTGCTGTACGGCGCGGTCATCCTGGTCGGCGTGATCGTCGTCGTGCAGCTGTTCCGGCGGCAGTGGATCGCGGCCGGGCTCGGCGTCGTCGGGGCCGGCGTGCTGTACGCGATCTACTGGGCGAACGACACGCTGCCGTCGGACCTGATCCCGTACACCGCGCACTTCGTGACGCTGATCGTGCTGGCGGTGGCTTCGCAGCGGCTGCGGCCGCCGAAGGCCGACGGCCAGCCGTACCGGCGGGGTGAGGACTGA
- a CDS encoding cytidine deaminase, with amino-acid sequence MPAVSSVDWDALRARAIDAASHAYAPYSGLHVGVAGIVDDGRVVTGCNVENASYGLGLCAECTMAGQLRLSGGGRLVAVACRSGAGDLLMPCGRCRQILFELGGSACLVDTPSGILPMSDVLPDAFGPDDLP; translated from the coding sequence ATGCCTGCTGTGTCCTCTGTGGACTGGGACGCGCTGCGCGCTCGGGCGATCGACGCCGCCTCCCATGCGTATGCGCCTTATTCGGGTCTGCACGTGGGCGTCGCCGGGATCGTCGACGACGGGCGGGTGGTCACCGGGTGCAACGTCGAGAACGCGTCCTACGGGCTCGGGCTGTGCGCGGAGTGCACGATGGCCGGGCAGCTGCGGCTGTCCGGCGGCGGCCGCCTGGTCGCCGTCGCGTGCCGCAGCGGCGCGGGCGACCTGCTGATGCCGTGCGGGCGCTGCCGGCAGATCCTGTTCGAGCTGGGCGGGTCCGCGTGCCTGGTGGACACGCCCAGCGGGATCCTGCCGATGTCGGACGTCCTGCCGGACGCGTTCGGCCCGGACGACCTGCCGTGA